A stretch of DNA from Aspergillus flavus chromosome 3, complete sequence:
TCACTATATTGCGGGCGTCATCTGCGATTCCATGGATAAATGGACAGAATTTACGGGAGCAGCCTTTCAATACGAAAGAGAAGACGCGTACCCAATGAGGCCGAGGGTAGTTGTAGGTCATCTCCTAAGGAATGATCTATTTTGTACCATTACTGGTTCTCATTACTGATGGTacatcatcttcagccaaCAATGGCGAGCCAAGCAGTGCGGTTACAACGCAAAGGATACTAAGATACTATCTTGGTTTGCAGCCCAAGACATGCAGTGTTTCCTCCGAATCTTAGCAGAGCGTGATGAGTTGGCACAGGACAAGATCTCTCATGAGGGCCACGAGAATTTCCAGATAATCAACATCGGGCTCCTTTGTGGAAAGCTGTTCCCTGATCTCCCCTCAACAACCCTTCAGCCAAGCTGATAGTTTCGGAGACACGGTACCGAGCGAAGGTAGCAATCGCCAGACAAGTAGCGGCATATCCCGGAGAAGTGACCCATTCCTGTACAGCGCAGAGCCTAATGGTTTTTGCGACTCAGGGTTGCGAAAATTTCCATTGGCGTCAGCATTCCTTGGGTCCATGTGCGACAAGATTTAATGATCTTCCATGACCAGTCAAAGACTTTTCGGATCCCCCATTAGTTCGATATTTCGGCTCCTTTGCTGCGCTGGTTGGGGGAACATGGTAGCTGGCGAAGAGAGCAATCGCAAGATAGGCAGCGACAAACCTCTATCCTCTTAGGGTTTATCGTCCTGTCTCGGAAACCAGAGCTTTTCGAACACATGCATGACCTCGTACTAGACAAGTTAGTGACGAGAACACCATCGAAGTAGACGCCGAGGAGTTTACAGCAAGCGAGTTTACTCCCAGTACTGCAAACGGCGACTTCACCCCTATTTTTATCTCTCTTGGAAAACCAGATCCGCATGTCAGAAATTCTGGACTAGCATGGCAGAGTATGACAGACATCATTACCAAAGAAGCTTCTAATTTGGCCTGTACGAACAACGTCGTCGGTATAGCTCTCGCCTACAAAGGTCCAGGTCGGCGTGTCCCTCATATCAGAATTGCTCAACCTTATCGGCTCTGAGGAAGTAAAAGCTGGGATGCGTTGGGGAACGCCATTCCATAAACATCCATGCCATTACTCAAGGCTAGTGAGACTCTCGGCGTCGGAGATGCGCTGGGTATTCAAGCGCGGTTTACCCAAAATGTCTGCCATGTGGTTGGAGACATTGGGCTACAAGGTCAATCTCTAAATGGGACATGTACTGGTTGACTAGTTTTCTGATGctaatcttcttctcttaaGGATAGAGATAAGCCACTCGCGTATCTCAGTATGACGAGGAGTATGAAGTGAAAGTGTACCACTAAGATGTTGATGAggtaaaatataataatttatagttacTTTGTGGGCATGAAGTACTACACTTTCACCCTCTGTAGAGCCATCATATAGAATGAGGAAGAACCGAGAGCGTGCGATACAAACaggagacaaggaaaaaggagaccAGGAAAGCCTTGCATTAACATATGATATGAAAAGCCGATCAATACCAGCTTGGGATCTATCGATTTTATGCTCCACCCAAACGCCATACTAAAACTTCAACCGAAATGAGTCCTAATCGATTTTATAACACACGATTCGCAAAGAGTTGGTCCACTTTAGGAGTAACTCAAGAACGAAGGAAGGTGTGGTAAGTGGACGAGTCGGTATGCTCGCTGAAAGGATAGCCCAGATCCCTTAAGAAGGCTTCCAGCTGGTCCTTCTCAGATGGCGGGCACTGAATGCCAGCAAGCACCTTTCCAACGTCACCACCGTAGTTACGGTAGTGGAACAAGGAGAGGTTCTGGCTGGGTCGGAGGGTAGTGAGGAACTTGGCCAGAGCACCAGGACGCTCCGGGAACTCAAACATAAACAAACGCTCATCCTTCACGTCACAACGTCCACCAACCAAGAAGCGAACGTGTCTCTTGGCAAGCTCGTCATCGCTCAAATCCTTCGCCTTCATACCACCCTTGTCCAGTTCTTCCATGATCTTCGCCAGATCCTTTTGCCCGGTAGAGGCAGACAAGGAGATACCCATGAAGACATCGGCCGATTCGTCCCGAGCATAACGGTAGCTGAATGCGGTGACCGCGTGAGGGAGAATAACTTCGACTAGCTTGGCGAAAGAGCCAGGCTGTTCGGGAATGTTCACACTCAAGAGCGCCTCCTTCCGTTCACCCAGGGCAGCACGCTCAGCCACGAACCGCAGTCTATCGAAGTCCATGTTCGCACCGGATGTGATGGCAACCAGCTCGCGCTTAGGGTTGGGGTCGGGATACAAGGAGACATATTTCTTGAGACCTGCCAAGGCCAGGGCACCTGCCGGCTCGATGATAGATCGGGTGTCCTCAAATGCATCCTTGATCGCGGCACACGTCTCATCAGTAGAAACCTGAATGACTTCATCAATTACTTCACGAGCCAGCCGGTAGGGTTCCTCTCCAACAGCCTTGACAGCAGCGCCGTCGGCAAACAGCCCCACATCTTTGAGTAGCACACGAGACCCAGAATCCAAGGACTGAGCCATAGCATTCGCATCATGAGCTTCCACTCCGATTATCTTCACATGGGGTGCAATGCGCTTGAGGTAGACTCCGATACCAGCAATCaatccacctcctccaacaGCACAGAAGACAGCTTCCAGCTTCTGCAAGTTTGCCTGGCGCAATATTTCCATTCCGATGGTTCCTTGGCCTGCGATCACGTAAGGGTCATCGAAAGGAGGAATGCTCGTTAATCCGTGCTGCTTCTCTAAGCGGTGTGCTTCTGCCTTCGCAGCATCGAAGTCGTCTCCGTGGAGAATCACACTTCCGCCGAGGCGAGCGACGTTCAGGTGCTTGATAGCCGGGGTGCCCGAGGGCATAACGATCGTTGCTGGAATCTTCAGATGACGCGCGGAAAACGCAACACCCTGCGCATGGTTACCTTTACAAAAGGTAAGCCAATTATCATATATACTACTGGCTTTGGGGACGTCTCACCTGCAGAGCATGCAATAACACCTTTCCAACTCTGCTCCTGATTCAGATGTGCCATCTTGTTGTAGGCTCCGCGGAGCTTGAAACTGAATACAGGAAGCAAGTCCTCCCGTTTCAGAAGTACACGACATTCCAAGCGGTTGCTAAGGTTGACTGCATGATGAAGGGGGGTCTCATTGATGACCTCGTAAACGCGGGATGTTAAGATCAATCGGAGATACTGTACGGTGGCGAGTGAGTCAGAGATGAACTAAATTGCCTTTTACGGGAGAATTGAGTTGAATATCTCACATCTGGATAGCCATTAGGTAGTAAAAATGCATCAGGAATGCCCCAATTGGGCGGTGATCCCAGTTGCTTTCCATCATCGTTTTCTGAGTCAGGCGTGGGCACTGTTGAGTACTCGGTCAGAGCCAGGTTGCTGTACTTCGATGAGACGGGCGTCGCAATGCCATTTGTAGAAGATTCTGCGGACATGATGCTGCCCACGTAGAGACAAGTCAGAAATTGATCACAAGCAGCAAAATAAAGCACACAGCCAAAGCGCGGACAAGAAAATTGGAACCGAAAGTCGCAGATGACGGGCAAATGAATACTTATCTTCGCCGCGGGGAGATAAAATTCCGTGATCGGAGCAGATGAGGTTATGTCAGCAACCCTCATCCTCAGCCCTAAATCCTTGCGTCCCCGCCGCAGAGTAGTATATCCATACTTTGATAGGCATGTAGAGAACACTCTCTGGTGAGGACGAGTGAAAAGACACCGTGTTGCCATGTCTTTAGCGTACACATCTATTGAGACAATGCTGTAGTGGCTCCTTTCGCCCAAATTAACCAGGGTTCCAGGCGCTGTATTAAGTATATGCCATTAACTCTATGAGGGACTTGGGATCATACGGTCTCTGGCCCGCCGGTGAACGAattgatatctattatagatCTTATGATATATATGTACTGGAATCATACTGATCACTTGCTCAATAAGTTCGTCTAACAGGCTCTAATTCTTATCGTTCATCACTCGCAGAGTCGCAGTGCTCAGTCTCCGCAATATTGCGGCTGCCCATCCTTCAAGGGACCCTACGTATTGCATAAAGTAAGAACTAGAAGATATGATGCAAGAAACGGGTATCTTCTGGAATCAGAAAGCCAATTGAAGTCATCGAATGTCTTCACTTCTGCATCCGTATTCGTCTTGAATAGACCCCCGTAGGAGAGTATGTATCGTATGATGATGTATGGTACGGTATGAAAATTACCCAAGTCCCAAGGTTTGCGACGTCATGTTTTCTCTTCAGATAAAACAACATCTCTCTTTGATATCTTCGCCTGTCACTCAAGTGGGCAATCTAGGGAACGTCCACCAGATAAGGTTTGTAATAAACAACTAAGCCCTGGTTTCGACTCAGTTGACCATTTCAAAGACTGCGACTTTGGAGCATACTCGGAGCATCGGACTTCCGAGACATCACCACCTCCACGATTCTCCGCTTTGCAACGTTCACATCCTCTAATCTCTCTTCAAATCGATCTTTTACCGCGTGATAACCGTTcttttaaagaaaaaaaaaatgagtAGTGACCCTGTTCCATCTTCCTTTGAAGGCAACCCGTACGTACCCGGACCACACTTTATAATCCGCGCAAGGAACGCAGTGAACGAGCATTAACTTGGATGGACATTTAGTCAGTTTGAGGAGGAAACTTCTTTGCAGAAGTTTCGTAGACGTCTCAAGGAGGAGCCATTGATTCCGCTCGGTAGGGACTGATTCATACATGCTCCAGTCTTGCCTCTCAGGTCCATGCTAATCCGACTTCGAATTGCAGGATGCGCAGCTACCAGTTATGCTCTCTACCGTGCCTACCGATCGATGAAGGCCGGTGACTCGGTCGAAATGAACCGGATGTTCCGCGCCCGTATCTATGCCCAGTTCTTCACTCTTATCGCCGTCGTTGTTGGAGGCATGTACTTCAAGACGGAGCGACAGCAGCGCAAGGAATTCGAGCGGATGGTGGAAGAGCGCAAGAGCCAGGAGAAGCGGGATGCCTGGCTGCGTGAGCTGGAGATCCGTGACAAGGAAGATAAGGACTGGCGGCAACGTCATGCTGCTATGGAGGCAGCGGCCGCGGAGGCAGGAAAGAAGACTGCTCCTCATGATGCTGCTCGCTCCGCTATCGAGCGTTCCGAGGAGAAGTCCATTGGTGTGTTAGATGCAGTGAAGGAGTTGTTGTCGAGGAGGAACTAGGTTTGATAGGGGCAAGGGTAACATTGTACGATTTTTTAGGTGGATGACTTTCAATTGAATTTGGGTATCatattgtacatatatacattcaGAAATTGCTATGCATAGGATTTCCTAGCTCCAACGCTTCATCTCCATAGCTCCTTATAGTCAAAGTATGCATTGCATCTTGGCACATCACCCTGCATATTGAGCATGTGCCAATGCATGCGGTTAAAACTCATAGGCTTcaatttaatattagaaacTGGAAATAAGCACAGACAAATCAGTGTGAAGCCTGTTCATCGATGTACCGTCTCATCATATCAAACTCTGATTTCCCTATCTGTGTGCGATTAGAAGTAAGTCAGATCTATAGTTGCGTAAAGCCATACCGACAGCAAGTATCGTATATGTTGCTAGTAAAGATTAGTTAGCCGCAGCCAGAGATAGATACCAAGCAGCATATTGTGCATACCAGATCCGTTACATTGCGATGGCGCTCAAACTCGTGGCGAGCATAACTGCGCAATTCGTCCCGTGTTGACGATTTGGGGATTTCTTCGTACAAGCAGGTCAGTAATTGATGCTAGTTCCGTGATACACCGGACAGTCTGACTATGTAATGCTCGGGTAACCTCCCTCCAGAACCCGAGAACTCGCTGCCTTTGGATGAACTACTCAAGATGTCAATAGTGTACAGAAGTAGAATAGAATCACATAGTGAGCTACTGACATGGTCCAAACTCATTGCCGGCTTCCTAAGCTTCGACGACTGGCCGCGGGATACGCCAGCGAGCAATTTCATCGATGGTCGCATTTTAGTGACTGCTTATAGTATGAGAATAGAGCCAgtagaaaagcaaagagatTCAACAATCCTAGTGATTAACATGTCCTACAAGTAGGAAAATAGGTTCACGATGATAAATTGATACTAAATGAAGATCAGTGGCAAAACCAAAGGCGGTCAAAGAGATTGTGGGTCAGTGGTATTGTCATGAAATGCAATGAATGGATACATACCATACCTACCTGGATTAGCATTATGTTTTGATGGTCGTTGAATGGCCAATCGATCGACTGTCACGTGAGGCGTTCCTGGCTTCCCCGAACTTTTTTTCGGAGCCGGCGAAAAGATCGCGACTCTTGAGATCCCAAAGCATCAGCATTTCCGTGTGGGTGGACGATAGTCATGAGGTGTCCTTCTCTCACGCGGTTGCCATACCGTGCCGTTTCTGGCTTGCCCAGATCTGTCGTTCGTCTCCAGTCTCAGAACTTCCTCACCAGAAGATGCGCG
This window harbors:
- a CDS encoding threonine/serine dehydratase (threonine dehydratase); this encodes MSAESSTNGIATPVSSKYSNLALTEYSTVPTPDSENDDGKQLGSPPNWGIPDAFLLPNGYPDYLRLILTSRVYEVINETPLHHAVNLSNRLECRVLLKREDLLPVFSFKLRGAYNKMAHLNQEQSWKGVIACSAGNHAQGVAFSARHLKIPATIVMPSGTPAIKHLNVARLGGSVILHGDDFDAAKAEAHRLEKQHGLTSIPPFDDPYVIAGQGTIGMEILRQANLQKLEAVFCAVGGGGLIAGIGVYLKRIAPHVKIIGVEAHDANAMAQSLDSGSRVLLKDVGLFADGAAVKAVGEEPYRLAREVIDEVIQVSTDETCAAIKDAFEDTRSIIEPAGALALAGLKKYVSLYPDPNPKRELVAITSGANMDFDRLRFVAERAALGERKEALLSVNIPEQPGSFAKLVEVILPHAVTAFSYRYARDESADVFMGISLSASTGQKDLAKIMEELDKGGMKAKDLSDDELAKRHVRFLVGGRCDVKDERLFMFEFPERPGALAKFLTTLRPSQNLSLFHYRNYGGDVGKVLAGIQCPPSEKDQLEAFLRDLGYPFSEHTDSSTYHTFLRS
- a CDS encoding altered inheritance of mitochondria protein 31, mitochondrial (hypoxia induced family protein); this translates as MSSDPVPSSFEGNPQFEEETSLQKFRRRLKEEPLIPLGCAATSYALYRAYRSMKAGDSVEMNRMFRARIYAQFFTLIAVVVGGMYFKTERQQRKEFERMVEERKSQEKRDAWLRELEIRDKEDKDWRQRHAAMEAAAAEAGKKTAPHDAARSAIERSEEKSIGVLDAVKELLSRRN